CCACCGTCACCGCGCGCGCCGTCCAGCTCGGCGCGGGCAAGCACCGCTTCCTGGTGCGCCAGCTCAAGGGGAGCACGTCCGGCCTGCTGACCTTCGCGCTGCTGCGCGTGGACGGGCGCCCGTCCGCCGTGCGCTTCACCCCGGCCACCGGCCCCGCGCCCAAGACCTGGGGCGGCAAGGCCGAGGCCTCCGACGAGACGCCCGGCGTGTTCGCCACCGCGGAGAGCGTGAAGACGGCCCTGCACGCGGAGGCCGGTGAGCTGCTCGCCGTGGTGCTGGCGGTGCGCGACGGCCTGCAGCGGGACGCGGATGGCGCGCGGCGGCTGATGGCGTCGGTGGAGGCCAACACGCCGACGCTGCTGTGGCTGCGCGCCGAGGTGGCGTCCGCGGACCGCACCGTGCCCTCCAAGGTGGCCCGTGGCCGCGCCACGCGCGACCTGGAGGCGCTGCTGGCGAAGGACTCTGGCAACGTGGCGGCGCTGCTGCTGCGCGCGGAGCTGTTCCTGGACGAGGGGCAGCCCGCCCCCGCGATGGACGTGCTGAAGACGGCCTCCGAGGTCGCCCAGCCCGCCGGCCACCCGGTGTTCATGCTGCGCGCCCGCGCGGCCCTGGCGCTGGAAGTGGAGGCGCTGGCGGAGGAGTCGCTCGCCGCGGCGCTGGAGGCCCAGCCCGGCCTGTGCGAAGCGCTGGCGCTCCAGTACAACCTGTCGCGGCGCCGCGACGCGGCCGAGCGCGGCGACAAGCTGCTGACGGCCCTGGAGGGCTGCCCGGCCCGGACGGTGCGCCAGGCGGACCACGCGCGCACGCGGGGCGACACGGAGGCCGCGGCGAAGCTGTACGCGGAGCTGCTGGGCCGCGACCCGAGCAGCATCAGCCTGGGCAACACGCTGGCCAACCTCTACGTGTCCAAGCGCCGCTTCGACGACGCGACGGCGGTGCTGCAGAAGCTGGCCGCCGTGTGGCCTCGCAACGCGGAGCTGGTGAAGCGGATGGCGGACGTGCGCGAGTACGCGGGCCAGCCCGCCGAGGCGCTCGCGCTGCGTGAGCGGGCCCTGGCCATGGAAGGGGATGACCTGTCGCTGCGCCGCGCGGTGGAGCGCGCGAAGACGGGCCGCGAGCTGCTCCAGGAGCACGCCGTGGACGGCCGCGAGGCCATCCGCGCCTACGAGGCGGAGCCCATGAGCGGCGGCAGCGCGGCGGCCTTCGTGCTGGATGCGGCGGCGGTGCGCGTGTACCCCGACGGCAGCATCGTCAACCGCATCCACACGGTGCAGAAGGCGCTGGAGCAGTCGGGCGTGCAGGAGATCGCCGAGGTGAACGTGCCGCGCGGCGCGCAGGTGCTGGCGCTGCGCACGCTGAAGGCGGACGGCCGGGTGCTGGAGCCGGAGAACATCGAGGGCAAGGACACGGTGAGCCTGCCCGGCGTGGCCGTGGGCGACTACGTGGAGGTGGAGTACCTGCTGGCCGAGCCGCCGCGCGGCCCCGCGCAGCCGGGCTTCACCGCGTCCGCCTTCTACTTTCAAATCGCGAACCAGCCGAACGCGTGGGTGACGTACACGGTGGTGGCGCCCAAGGGCGTGGGCATGAAGGTGGACGCCCACGGCATGAAGGCCCCGGAGCCGAAGGTGACGGGCGACGTGGAGGTGTTCCACTTCGAGACGCGCCGGGTGCCGCCCTTCATCCCCGAGCCGGACGCGCCGCCCTCCGCCAACGAGTACCTGCCCTTCGTCATCGTGGGCGCGGGCACCACCGGCAACGAGGGCCTGGTGAAGCTCTACGGTGACGCCTTCCAGGACCGCTGGCAGCGCACGGCGGAGGTGGACGCCTTCGCGCGCAAGGCCGCCGAGGGCAAGACGGGCCTGGACGCGGTGAAGGCGCTGCACGCCGCGGTGATGAGCCGCTTCTCCGGCCGCGACGCGAGCCTGAGCCAGACGGCGGCCTCCACGGTGGCGCAGGACCGGGGCAGCCGGCTGACGGTGATGAAGGCCGGCCTGGAGGCGCTGGGCATCCCCTCGCGCGTGGTGGCGGTGCGCACCTTCAACACCGACCCGGCACCCTACACCTTCCCCTTCGACTCGCTGCTGCCCTACGCGGCGCTGCGCGTGGAAGTCCCGGGCAGCGAGCCCGTGTGGGTGGACACCTCCGTGCGCTACGGCCCCTTCGGCGAGCTGCCGGAGTTGGCCATGGGCGGCCTGGAGGCGTGGCTGCTGCCGGAGCCGGGCCGTCCGCTCCAGCGGGTGCAGACGCCGGCCATGAAGGAGCTCCCCGGCAAGGACGTGAAGCTGACGCTGAAGCTCGCCGAGGACGGCACGCTCAGCGGCCAGGGCGAGGAGACGTACTCCGGCTTCGAGGCGGCGCAGATTTCCGAGGCCTTCAACCAGCTTTCGGCCGAGAGCCGCAACCAGGCCCTGCAGGGCGCGGTGGCGCGGTACTTCGGCGGCGCCTCGCTGTCGAGCGTGAAGCTGGAGAACCAGGAGAAGGTGGGCGCGCCCTTCGTGCTGCGCTACGAGTTCACCGTGCCGCGCTTCGGCCGCGCGGAGGGCAGCAAGCGCATGGCCATGGGCCCCCTCACCTTCCCCGCGCAGTTGGGCCGGCGCTTCGTGCAACTGAGCACGCGCCGCACGCCGCTCTACGTCGACACCACCGAGGCCAGCAGCATGCAGGTCACGCTGACCCTGCCCAAGGGCTGGAAGCTCGAGGACCCGCAGGCGGAGATCCAGGCGAAGAACCCGTTCGGCCGTTTCTCGCGCTCGGAGAAGCAGGACGGGGACACCCTCCGTGTCACCGAGTCGCTGCGCCTGCCGCGAAACCGCATCGCCCCGAACCAGTACGAGGTCTTCGCCGGATTCACGGGCGACGTGGACCTCATCCAGACGCGAGAGCTGGTCCTGGTGAAGCCCTAGCCCGGGGATGAATAAAGCCAGAAGGCGTCGCGTCTTTTTTCCACAACGGCCCCCCGCACAGCGGGTTGCAGGGGGCCGAAAGCAGAATTCGTCTGGTAACCCACGGAGATGACGCGATGACTCCTCGATGGTGGGCTTGTCTGGTGGCCATGCTGGCGGCGCCAATGGTTCATGCGCAGACCGCACCGGTCCCCGCGTCGGACCCGGAGTACGCCGAGTACGCATACGACGACACGGAGTTCGAGGACGAGGACACGGCGCCCACGGCGCCCTACGCCCCGCCCCAGCTCCCCGCGGAAAACCTCTCCGCCCGGCCCTTCGCGGGCGCCGTGTGGGCCTCCGGCCACTGGTACTGGGACGGCAACGAGTGGCGCTTCAACAACGGCACCTGGCTGGCGCCCATGGACGGCTACCGGTTCATCAACGGCTACTGGGAGCAGGATGGCCGGATGTGGCGGTGGGTGTCTGGTGGCTGGGCGCGTCATGACTCGGGGATGGTCGAAATCCCCATCGCCGTGACGAGCGCGGAGCTGTCCACGCAGCAGGCCCCGCCGGCGCTCCGCGTCGAGCACGCGCCTCCGCCCCCCGCCCCTTCCTACGTCTGGACGCCGGGCTACTGGTACTGGGCGGGCGCCAGCTACATGTGGGTGGGTGGCATGTGGGCCGCCCCGCCCCGTCCCGGCCTCGTCTACGTGTCGTCCCGCTGGGTGCAGCGCGGGCCGTCCTGGTACTTCTCCGCGGGCGGCTGGGCCAACCGCGGCTCGGTGCGAGTCACCGTGCCCGTCTACCGCCACGCGAGCATCACCGTGACGCGCCGGCACCCGCACTACTTCGCACATAGCTGGCGCCGGTACCCAGCGGTGCGCCACTACGGGTACCACTACACCAACGACTACCGCCGGGGCCCGAGCCCGGTGCGCCAGCACTACCGCGGCGGCGGCCACAACCGGCACGGCAATGGCGGCGGCTACCACCGCGCCTCGCCGGGTGGGCAGCAGCACCGCGGCTCGCACGGCGGACAGCGCCGCGACGGTGGGCGCCGCGGCGGCCGGGACTGACGTCTCAGGGCGCGCTCAGGGAGGCAACCCCACCCCGAGCGCGTCCCGGATGGTCGACGCCGTGTACGGCGTGCCCCACACGGCGTTGACCTCCTCCGCCATCAGCTCCGCGCCGTAGACGAGGCGGCCGGTGCTCACCTCCACCATCACCACCCGGGCATCCGTCAGCGTGCGCAACCTGGGCGCCGCGCCCTCCATGTCGAGCCCCCGCCGCTTCAAGTCGCGCACATCCTGAAGGTACGTGCGCAGGTGGGCCTGGAGGTACGGGACGGCGAGCAACTGCGCGGGCGCCCCGAGCTCCGTCAGCAGGTGCCCCAGGTAGAGGGGAATCATCGCCCCCACGTAGGCCTCCACCAGCGGGCCGTGACTCAACGGCGAGGTGTTCCAGTCCGCGGGCGCGCCATGCATCACGTAGAGCGGCGACACCCAGGCGCCCGCCGCCGCCACCAGGGACTGCGTCTGCTCGTAGGGCACGAGCGCGTCCCGGTCCTCGTGGATGACGAAGAAGGGCACCTCCAGCTTCGAGGCCAGGTGCGCCGCCGTCCACCGGCTGTAGTCCGCGCCGGGCGCGGAGGGACGGCCGCCCGTGGTGGCGAAGATGCGGCGGGAGTACGGCTCGAAGAACGTCTCGTAGTGGCCGCGCATCACCGGGTCCGTCACGCGCGAGGGCACGACGACGTCCAGGTAGTTCACCTGGTGCTCGAAGTCCGACAGCGGATAGAGGGCGACGCCCACCTTCGGCCGCACCTCGGCGGGCGCGTCCACCGCGGCGTACAGCGCGTTGAACCCGCCCCACGAGCCTCCGAAGATGCCGATGCGCGCCCGGTCCACGCCCTCGGCCACGGTGAGGAAACGCATGCCCAGGGCCATGTCGTCGCGGTCGTTCTGGATGTCACCGCCCGCGTAGAAGCGGCCGAAGATGGCCAGCACCCCGAAGTCGTGCCGCAGGTAGATGGAGGACTCCCCCGCGATGCTCTCCGGCGTGCTCTGCGAATAGGCGATGTAGTGCGCGCCGCCGTCGAAGTTCGGCTCGCTGTCATCCAGGTAGAGCCCGTTGGGCCGCGCCGCCCAGCGCGCGTCCACCGCCTCGCCCGTCCACGCGATGCCGTCATACGGACGCGTGAGCACCATGACGGGCCAGGTGCCCGGCTTCTTCGGCGGGAACCATTGCGCGTACGAAGGGGCCTTGCCGGGCTCCTCCAGGCGCAGCAGTTGGTAGGGCCACACCTCGCCTTCGAGCGTGGCCTGCCCCGTGCTCAGCACCGTCACCGTGAGCTCGGCCGTGCCCGCGTCGGAGCCGCCGTCCTCCGGTGCACCCGCGTCGGGGACACCGGCGTCCGGCGGGGTCGACGCATCCGGGAGGCTGACGCCGCCATCCTCGCGGGTGTCCTCGGAGCCGGTGTCACATGCCAGGGGGAGGCCGCCCAGGAGGACGGCGCCAAGAACGGTCATCAGAACGGGACGCATGTCCTTGATGACACCGCGCGGCGGATGGATTGAAAACCCTCCGGGCGTTTTTCCGCGCTACTTCGCGTCCGCGCCCGCTTCCGCGTCCTGGAAGATGGCCACGACGGGCTTGCCGTCCTCGCCCACGTGGCCGCGGTACATGCCGCTGGAGTTGAAGGGCATGGCGATGTTCCCCTCGCGGTCCATGGCGATGACGCCGCCTTCTCCGCCCGCCTGCACCAGGACGTCGTTGACGACGACGCGGGCCGCCTCCTGGAGCGGCAGCGACTGGTATTCCACGCGGGCGCAGATGTCGCGCGCCACGGTGTAGCGGATGAAGAACTCACCGTGCCCGGTGGCGGACACCGCGCAGGTCGGGTCGGCGTAGGTGCCCGCGCCGATGATGGGCGAGTCCCCCACCCGGCCGAAGCGCTTGTTCGTCATGCCACCGGTGGACGTGGCCGCGGCGAGCCCGCCGTTCTGGTCCAACGCCACCGCGCCCACGGTGCCGAACTTGTGGTCCCCCGTCACCGGGTCATACCCGGGCTGGACGGACGAGGACGGCGGCTGGGCGCGCTCCTTCTCCAGCGCGCGCTGGAGCCCCTGCCAGCGGTCCTCCGTGTAGAAGTACTTCGGGTCCACCAGCGCCACGCCCTGCGTCTTCGCGAAGGCCTCCGCCCCCTCGCCCACCATCATCACGTGCGGCGACTTCTCCATCACGAGCCGCGCCAGCTCGATGGGATTGCGCACGTGCCGCAGGCCCGCCACCGCGCCGGCCTTGCGCGTCGTGCCGTCCATGATGGCGGCGTCCAGTTCGTTCACCCCGTCATGGGTGAACACCGCGCCCTTGCCCGCGTTGAAGTACGGCGAGTCCTCCAGCACGCGGACCGCCGCGGACACCGCGTCCAGCGCCGAGCCGCCCCGCGCCAGCACCGCGTGCCCTGCTTCGAGCGACTGCGTCAGCGCGGCGCGGACCTCGGCTTCGCGCTCGGGCGACAGGTTCTCCCGGGAGATGACGCCCGCGCCGCCGTGGATGACGAGCCCCCACTTCGGCTTGCGCACGGGCGTACCGTCCGAGGTGGCCTGCTCGCCGTCCGTGCGAGCGGCGCCGGTATGGCTACAGCCTTGAGGAGCAAGGAGCATCACGGCACCCAGGACGAGAACACGGCGAAGGGACGTAGACGACACGAGCATGCGAGGGACCTCCAGAGCGCTCCGTCGGTAGCACGCCCTCCAGGGCGGCACAACGCGCCGTCCTGGGGGAGTGTCCGCGAGGAGGAGGTGAGCCAGGGCTCTCCCGCCTGCCTCCCCTGGCATGCGCGGGCGCCGCGCGAATGCACAGTGTCGAGACTTCGGAGCGTGCAGACACACACCGAGGTGAGCGCGATGAGGAAACTGAAGGGACTGCGGGTGGCGGTGCTCGTGGCGGATGGCTTCGAGCAAATCGAGCTGACGGCGCCGGTGAAGAAGCTGGAGCGACAAGGCGCCGACGTGACGATTGTGTCGCCCTACCGGGGGCGCATCCGCGGGATGAACCACCTGATGCCGGGCAAGAAGGTGTCCGTGGACGCGACGCTCCGCGAGGTGAAGGCCGCGGACTTCGACGCGGTGCTCATCCCGGGCGGGCTGGTGAACCCGGACCTGCTCCGGCAGAGCGCGCTCGCCCTGGACTTCGTGCGGGACGCCGACGCGCTGGACCTGCCCATCGCCGTCATCTGTCACGGCCCCTGGGTGCTGATTTCGGCGGGCCTCGTGGAAGGCCGTTCGCTGGCGTCCTGGCCCGGCATCCGCGACGACGTGCGCAACGCGGGCGGACGGTGGGTGGACCAAGCGGCGCTTCGCGATGGCAACTGGGTGTCCAGCCCCGGCCCGCGTCAGATGTTCGCGTTCATCAAGGGCATGGTGGAGCTCTTCGAGGAGAAGATGCCCGAGGTGGTGGCGCGCGCTCCGCTGGTGCCGCAGCGGCAGCGGGTGCCTCGCGCCCTCTGGCCCAAGCTGCTCGCGGGGACGCTGGCCACCGCGGCGCTCGGGCTGGGCGCGCGGCGGCTGGCCCTGCGCTGAGGGCGCCGGCCCTTGGCGAGGCCGGACGCCGAGGGCCGTCTTCTCCCGCTACATCCAACCCAGTTGGAGCCGCGCCACTTCGGACATGCGCTCCTGGCCCCAGGGCGGGTCCCACACGAGCTCGACGCGCGTCTCCTTCACGCCCGGCACCGAGCCCACCTTGGTGCGCACGTCCTCCACGAGCACCGGCCCCATGCCGCAGCCCGGCGCGGTGAGCGTCATCTGGATGTCCACCCGCTGACCGCCCTCCGGATGCGGCTCCGCCGTACACGCGTACACGAGCCCCAGCTCCACGATGTTCACCGGAATCTCCGGGTCATACACCGTGCGGAGCTGCTCCCAGACCTGCTCCTCGTTGAACTCGCTGGGGTCGCCAGCGGCCTTCTCCTTGGGCGCGTACTCCTCGCCCAGCGCGCCGCCGTCCTTCTCGTCGACGCGGAAGAGCTGACCGTAGGGGTCCTGCACCGTGATGTTTCCGCCGAGCGTCTGCGTCACGCGCAGCTCCGAGCCCGCGGGCAGCATCACCCGGTCTCCGCTGGGGATGATTGTCGCGGACACCTCCCGCTCCAGCACCACCATCATTCCTCGCATGTGCCCCTCCACCCCTACTCCGTGGACACGGCTTCGCCGCGTCCCTCCAAAGCCGCGCGCAGCGTGTGCCACGCCAGGCTGGCGCACTTCACCCGCGCGGGGAATTCACTCACGCCGGACAGCACCGCCAGCTTGCCCAGCGCGTCCACGTCCACCGCCTCCGGACCTTGCGTCACCAGCGTGTGGACGCGCTCGAAGATGGCCTCGGCCTCCGCGCGCGTCCGGTCCTTCACCGCGCCCGTCATCAGCGACGCGGACGCCTTGGAAATCGCGCAGCCCTGCCCCTGGAAGCCCACGTCCTTGATGACGCCGTCCTCCACCTTCAGCGTCACCACCAACTGGTCGCCGCACAGCGGGTTGTGGCCCGCGGCCTCCGCGGTGGCGCCCTCCACCACGCGGTAGTTGCGGGGCCGCTTGGAGTGCTCCAGCACGACCTCCTGGTAGAGGTCCTTCAAGTCATCCGAGCTCACTGGAACACCTCCAGGACCTTGTGCAGGCCCCGAACGAGCGCGTCCACGTCCTCGCGCGTGTTGTAGAGCGCCAGCGAGGCCCGCGACGTGGCGGGCACCTTGAAGTGCTGCATCACCGGCTGGGCGCAGTGGTGGCCCGTGCGGATGCAGATGCCCTCGCGGTCCAGGATGGTCCCCACGTCGTGCGGATGGATGTCCGCGAGCATGAAGGACAGCACGCCCGACTTCTCGCGCGCGGTGCCCACCATGCGCAGGCCCGGCACCGACTCCAGCGCCTGCGTGGCGTAGGCCAAGAGCTCCCGGTCGTGCGCGGCGACGTTCTCCATCCCCAGCGACTCCAGGTAGCGGATGGCCGCCGCCAGCCCCACCGCGCCCTCCAGGTTGGGCGTGCCCGCCTCGAAGCGGTACGGCACCCGGTTGTAGGTCACCTTCTCCATCGTCACGGAGAGGATCATGTCGCCGCCGCCCTGGTAGGGAGGCATGGCCTCCAGGCGGTCCATGCGGCCGTACAGCACGCCGATGCCCGTGGGGCCGAACATCTTGTGCCCGCTGAAGGCGTAGAAGTCGCAACCCAGGTCCTGCACGTCCACGGGGAAGTGCGTCACCGCTTGCGCGCCGTCCACCAGCACGGGGATGCCCTTCGCGTGCGCGCGGCGTGTGAGTTCCTTCACCGGCACCACCGTGCCCAGGGCGTTGGACACCTGCGTCACCGCGAGGATGCGCGTGCGCTCCGTGAGCAGCGCGTCCACCGCGTCCAGGACCAGCTCGCCCCGGTCATCCACCGGGATGACCTTGAGCACGGCGCCGGTCTGCTCGCACAGCATCCGCCACGGCACGATGTTGGCGTGGTGCTCCATCTGCGTGATGAGCACCTCGTCCCCGGCGCCAATGTGCTTGCGCCCGTACGTCTGCGCCACCAGGTTGATGGCCTCGGTGGTGCCACGCACGAAGACGATTTCCTTCACATCCCGCGCGTTGATGAAGCGGCGCACCGTCTCGCGGGCGCCCTCGTACGCCTCGGTGGCGCGCTCGGAGAGCACGTGGACACCGCGATGCACGTTGGCGTTGTCGTGCTGGTAGAAGCGCACGAGCGCGTCGATGACGGCCTGCGGCTTCTGCGCCGTGGCGGCGCTGTCCAGGTACACCAGCGGCCGGCCCCGGACCTCTTGGTGCAGGATGGGGAAGTCCGCGCGGACCTGCTTCACGTCGAAGCCGCTCATGCCGTCACCTCCCGCTGTGCCGCGCCCGGCAGCTTGAGGGCCAGGAGCGCTTCGATGTTCGTGCGCACGGGACCCGCGGGCACCGCCTCCACCACCTCCCGCGCGAAGGCGTAGGTGAGCAGCCGCTCCGCCTCCGCCCGGGGCACGCCGCGCGAGCGCAGGTAGAACAGCGCCTGCGCGTCCAGCCGCCCCACCGCCGCGCCGTGCGCGCACTTCACGTCGTCCGCGAAGATTTCCAACTGCGGCCGCGCATCCGCCTGCGCCGTCTCCGACAGCAGGAGGTTGCGGTTCTGCTGCCGCGAATCCGTGCGCTGCGCGTCCTGCCGCACGCGGATGAGCCCGTGGAAGGTGCCTCGCGACTGGCCATCCAGCACGCCCTTGTACAGCTCACGGCTGGTGCAGCGGGGCACCGCGTGGTCCAGCGCCGTGCGGTTGTCCAGGTGCTGCGCGCCCTGCCCCACGTAGAGGCCGTTCAGCGTCGCGTCACCGCCCTCGCCCGCGAAGGCCGCGTGGACCTCGTTGCGCGCCATGGCGCCGCCGAAGGCGAAGGCATGCGACGCGAAGCGGCTGTCACGCCCCTGCCGCGCGTGGAGCGCGCCGACGTGCAGCGCCGCGTCCGCCTCCGCCTGGAGCTTGTAGTGGTGGAGGCTCGCGTTGTCGCCCAGCGTCACCTCGGTCACCGCGTTGGTGAACGTCGCCCCGGAACCCGCCGGGCCCGCGCTGGCGTACGTCTCCACCAGCGTGGCCTCGCTGCTCTCCCCCGCGTCCACGAGGATGCGAGGACTGGACAGCACCGGGCCTTCGCCCCGCGTGAGGAACAGCAACTGCACCGGCGCTTCACTCAGCGCGCCCGGCGCCAGCCGCAACAGCGCGCCTTCCTCCAGCAGCGCCGCGTTGAGCGCGGTGAAGGCGTGCTCCTTCGCCAACGCGCGCTGCCCCACCAGGGACTCCAGCAGCGCGCCGTCCTCGCGCACCGCGTCCCGCAGCGGCTTCAACGTCAGCCCGCGCGGCAGCCCCGCCACGGAGGACAGCTCCGGCGCGAGCCGACCGTCCACGAACACCAACCGAGGCCCCGGCAAGGCCAGCCGCTCCACCACCGACGCCAGGTGGGCCGCGTCCCGTGCGTCGCGCACCACGGGCTGGAACGCGCCTTCCGCGATGGGCGCCAGCCGCGAGTACTTCCAGGCCTCGTCACGCGGCGTGGGCAGGCCCTGGCGCTCGAAGTGCGCCAGCGCGTCCGCGCGCAGGTGCTTCAACCACTGCGGCGCGGACGCCTGCTCGGGCGACGCCTGAAAGCGCGTGGCCACGTCCAGGTAGTGCGCCAGACCGGCGGTCATCGGCGTGCCCCCGCCGCGGAAGCAGCCTTGCCACCCTCCAGGCCCAGCCAGCCGTAGCCCTTCTCCTCCAGCTCCAGCGCCAGCTCGCGCCCGCCGGAGCGGACGATGCGGCCCGCCGCCATGACGTGCACCTTGTCCGGGACGATGTAGTCGAGCAGCCGCTGGTAGTGCGTAATCAGCACCATGCCGCGCTCGGGCGAGCGCAGCGCGTTCACCCCGCCCGCCACCGTGCGCAGCGCGTCGATGTCCAGGCCGGAGTCCGTCTCGTCGAGGATGGCCAGCCGCGGCTCCAGCACCGCCATCTGGAACACCTCGTTGCGCTTCTTCTCGCCGCCGGAGAAGCCCTCGTTCACCGAGCGGTTCATGAAGGCCGCGTCGAGCTGCACCAGCTTCGACTTCTCCTTGGCCAACTGGAGGAAGTCCATGGCGTCCAGCTCCTCCAGCCCCTTCGCGCGGCGCTGCGCGTTGAGCGCGGTGCGCAGGAAGTGGATGTTGCCCACGCCCGGAATCTCCACCGGGTACTGGAACGCGAGGAACACGCCGGCCGCGGCGCGGTCCTCGGGCGACAGCTCCAACAGCGGCTTGCCGTCGAAGAGCACCTCGCCCTGCGTCACCTCGTAGCCGTCACGGCCCGCCAGCACGCTGGCCAACGTGCTCTTGCCGGAGCCGTTGGGGCCCATGATGGCGTGGACCTCACCGGGGGCGACCTCCAGGTCGATACCCTTGAGGATGTCCTTGCCCGCCACGCGGGCGTGCAGGTTGCGAACAGTCAATAGCGCCATGCCTACCCCACGCTCCCTTCCAGACTCACTCCGAGCAGCTTCTGCGCTTCCACCGCGAACTCCATGGGGAGCTCCTTGAACACCTGGCGGCAGAAGCCGTTGACGATCATCGACACCGCGTCCTCCTGCGAGATGCCCCGCTGCCGGCAGTAGAAGAGCTGGTCCTCGCCAATCTTCGACGTGGACGCCTCGTGCTCCACCTGCGCCGACGCGTTCTTCACCTCGATGTACGGCACCGTGTGGGCGCCGCACTTGTCACCGAGCAGCAGCGAATCGCACTGCGTGTAGTTGCGCGCGTTCTCCGCGCTCTTGAGCACCTTCACCAGCCCGCGGTACGTGTTCTGCCCGCGCCCGGCGGAGATGCCCTTGGACACGATGGTGCTGCGGGAGTTCTTCCCGATGTGCACCATCTTCGTGCCCGTGTCCGCCTGCTGCAGGTTGTTGGTGAGCGCCACCGAGTAGAACTCGCCCACCGAGTCATCCCCCTTGAGGATGACGCTCGGGTACTTCCAGGTAATGGCCGAGCCCGTCTCCACCTGCGTCCACGAAATCTTCGCCGCCCGGTGCGCGATGCCGCGCTTGGTGACGAAGTTGTAGATGCCGCCCCGCCCCTCCGCGTCGCCCGGGTACCAGTTCTGCACCGTGGAGTACTTGATGGTCGCGTTGTCCAACGCCACCAGCTCCACCACCGCGGCGTGGAGCTGATTCGTGTCGCGCTGGGGCGCCGTGCAGCCCTCCAGGTAGCTCACGTACGAGCCCTCTTCCGCGACGATGAGCGTGCGCTCGAACTGGCCCGTCTCCGCCGCGTTGATGCGGAAGTACGTGGACAGCTCCATGGGACAGCGCACGCCCTTGGGGATGTAGACGAACGAGCCGTCACTGAAGACCGCGGAGTTGAGCGCGGCGAAGTAGTTGTCCGAGTACGGCACCACCGTGCCCAGGTACTTCTTCACCAGCTCCGGGTGCTCGCGCACGGCCTCGGAGAACGAGCAGAAGATGACGCCCGCCTTGGCCAGCTTGTCCTTGAACGTGGTGGCCACCGACACCGAGTCGAACACGGCGTCCACCGCGACGTTCTGGAGCAGCTTCTGCTCGTGCAGCGGGATGCCGAGCTTCTCGTAGGTGCGCAGGATCTCCGGGTCCACCTCGTCCAGGCTGGCCTTCACCGGCTTCTGCTTGGGCGCCGAGTAGTAGCGGATGGCCTGATAGTCGATGGGCACGTACGTGACGGCCTGCCACGTGGGCTCCCGCATCGTCTGCCAGTGGCGGAAGGCCTTGAGGCGCCAGTCGAGGAGGAACTCCGGCTCACCCTTCTTCGCGGAGATTTGACGGATGACGTCCTCGTCCAGTCCCGGCGGGAACGTGTCCGATTCCACCTGGGTGACGAAGCCCGCCGCGTAGGGGCGGCGCGTCAGTTCCTGGAGGGTGTCGGTGCTCATGAGCGGACTCCTGTCGCGGATGCGGAAGCGGGATGGTTGGCGGCCGGGGAGGCCGCCGGGCGGGAGGGTGTCCCCAGGCCCACGAGGCGCTCGGGCACGCGGGGCGCGGGGGCGATGAGGTCCGCCAGCGTCAGCCGCCCCAGCGCGTCCTGGATGGCGTGGTTGATGAGCCGCCAGTGGCCGCGCACCTGGCACACGGACTCCAGCTCACACGGCGCGTTGCCAGAGGTGTGGACCCCGCACTCCGTGAGGGCGACCGGCCCCTCCAGCGCGGCGACCAGCTCCGCCAGCGACA
This genomic window from Myxococcus hansupus contains:
- a CDS encoding alpha/beta hydrolase family protein, whose amino-acid sequence is MTVLGAVLLGGLPLACDTGSEDTREDGGVSLPDASTPPDAGVPDAGAPEDGGSDAGTAELTVTVLSTGQATLEGEVWPYQLLRLEEPGKAPSYAQWFPPKKPGTWPVMVLTRPYDGIAWTGEAVDARWAARPNGLYLDDSEPNFDGGAHYIAYSQSTPESIAGESSIYLRHDFGVLAIFGRFYAGGDIQNDRDDMALGMRFLTVAEGVDRARIGIFGGSWGGFNALYAAVDAPAEVRPKVGVALYPLSDFEHQVNYLDVVVPSRVTDPVMRGHYETFFEPYSRRIFATTGGRPSAPGADYSRWTAAHLASKLEVPFFVIHEDRDALVPYEQTQSLVAAAGAWVSPLYVMHGAPADWNTSPLSHGPLVEAYVGAMIPLYLGHLLTELGAPAQLLAVPYLQAHLRTYLQDVRDLKRRGLDMEGAAPRLRTLTDARVVMVEVSTGRLVYGAELMAEEVNAVWGTPYTASTIRDALGVGLPP
- a CDS encoding YXWGXW repeat-containing protein, with the protein product MTPRWWACLVAMLAAPMVHAQTAPVPASDPEYAEYAYDDTEFEDEDTAPTAPYAPPQLPAENLSARPFAGAVWASGHWYWDGNEWRFNNGTWLAPMDGYRFINGYWEQDGRMWRWVSGGWARHDSGMVEIPIAVTSAELSTQQAPPALRVEHAPPPPAPSYVWTPGYWYWAGASYMWVGGMWAAPPRPGLVYVSSRWVQRGPSWYFSAGGWANRGSVRVTVPVYRHASITVTRRHPHYFAHSWRRYPAVRHYGYHYTNDYRRGPSPVRQHYRGGGHNRHGNGGGYHRASPGGQQHRGSHGGQRRDGGRRGGRD
- a CDS encoding DUF3858 domain-containing protein, which encodes MRTFRSRFAALALAATLTGCSHSASTATPRVLEIAAERAQKGTQEARTLAFAGFHALLVAGDATLAQQRFDDAIARDAGDVYALAGQSLMARRAGRPDRALAASLEVAARAPKHPLATIAARHVLESVGTSRALDDDILQGVDRALAAGATGETAYLLRGARMSVAVVRGEAQARDAAMLELGGVNQVSLAGPFSPYHLLAWDESTPIHQNGSLAGPFTGAFGPLPVRTLESPDGRMDLTGEPGPGDNYVQAFDAEVTEPGLYVARTVSGTSHQVALNGAPLMERRAWQRATSTVTARAVQLGAGKHRFLVRQLKGSTSGLLTFALLRVDGRPSAVRFTPATGPAPKTWGGKAEASDETPGVFATAESVKTALHAEAGELLAVVLAVRDGLQRDADGARRLMASVEANTPTLLWLRAEVASADRTVPSKVARGRATRDLEALLAKDSGNVAALLLRAELFLDEGQPAPAMDVLKTASEVAQPAGHPVFMLRARAALALEVEALAEESLAAALEAQPGLCEALALQYNLSRRRDAAERGDKLLTALEGCPARTVRQADHARTRGDTEAAAKLYAELLGRDPSSISLGNTLANLYVSKRRFDDATAVLQKLAAVWPRNAELVKRMADVREYAGQPAEALALRERALAMEGDDLSLRRAVERAKTGRELLQEHAVDGREAIRAYEAEPMSGGSAAAFVLDAAAVRVYPDGSIVNRIHTVQKALEQSGVQEIAEVNVPRGAQVLALRTLKADGRVLEPENIEGKDTVSLPGVAVGDYVEVEYLLAEPPRGPAQPGFTASAFYFQIANQPNAWVTYTVVAPKGVGMKVDAHGMKAPEPKVTGDVEVFHFETRRVPPFIPEPDAPPSANEYLPFVIVGAGTTGNEGLVKLYGDAFQDRWQRTAEVDAFARKAAEGKTGLDAVKALHAAVMSRFSGRDASLSQTAASTVAQDRGSRLTVMKAGLEALGIPSRVVAVRTFNTDPAPYTFPFDSLLPYAALRVEVPGSEPVWVDTSVRYGPFGELPELAMGGLEAWLLPEPGRPLQRVQTPAMKELPGKDVKLTLKLAEDGTLSGQGEETYSGFEAAQISEAFNQLSAESRNQALQGAVARYFGGASLSSVKLENQEKVGAPFVLRYEFTVPRFGRAEGSKRMAMGPLTFPAQLGRRFVQLSTRRTPLYVDTTEASSMQVTLTLPKGWKLEDPQAEIQAKNPFGRFSRSEKQDGDTLRVTESLRLPRNRIAPNQYEVFAGFTGDVDLIQTRELVLVKP